A genomic window from Halorubrum lacusprofundi ATCC 49239 includes:
- a CDS encoding glycosyltransferase, with protein MRVAFVSLFAPGHGDTSARSRTRRIARGLAERGHDVVWLCARWWGGDHDAFEDEGIAYRSVTAEPSPSAFAARLPLALRRVDPDVVHAVNTPPTPGIAATVAGTLSRTPVIVDWWRDHPADSRRRYRLLARRADAVTTPSRTTKTRVREYGAAGEDVRVLPESIDFDLVESAGVDDRFDAVYARRLDRHANVETFLLGLAELRDRDWTAAVVGDGPERARIESTASDLRIDDRVSFLGDLPLRERVELFKGTHVAVATATWETFATDLLWALACGCVALVEYQADSSAHELVEGRQRGRLVTSPAELADEFVAVGDLDRKAVERDFASYDHDAVLDRVVDAYRELLNGE; from the coding sequence ATGCGCGTCGCGTTCGTCTCGCTTTTCGCCCCCGGCCACGGCGACACGTCGGCGCGGTCACGGACGCGACGGATCGCCCGGGGGCTCGCCGAGCGCGGCCACGACGTGGTCTGGCTCTGTGCCCGCTGGTGGGGCGGCGACCACGACGCCTTCGAGGACGAGGGGATCGCCTATCGGTCGGTGACCGCCGAGCCGTCGCCGTCGGCGTTCGCGGCGCGGCTCCCGCTTGCGCTCCGCCGAGTGGATCCTGACGTGGTCCACGCGGTCAACACCCCGCCGACGCCCGGGATCGCCGCGACGGTTGCGGGTACTCTCTCGCGGACACCCGTGATCGTCGACTGGTGGCGCGACCACCCCGCCGACTCCCGCCGGCGATACCGGCTGCTCGCCCGGCGGGCCGACGCCGTCACGACGCCCTCGCGGACGACCAAGACGCGGGTCCGCGAGTACGGGGCCGCCGGCGAGGACGTGCGAGTGCTCCCCGAGAGCATCGACTTTGATCTCGTCGAATCGGCCGGCGTCGACGATCGGTTCGACGCGGTGTACGCGCGCCGGCTGGACCGCCACGCCAACGTCGAGACGTTCCTGCTCGGGCTCGCGGAGCTCCGCGACCGCGACTGGACCGCCGCGGTCGTCGGTGACGGCCCCGAGCGCGCTCGGATCGAGTCGACGGCGAGCGATCTCCGGATCGACGATCGAGTGTCGTTCCTCGGCGACCTCCCGCTTCGCGAGCGGGTCGAGCTGTTCAAGGGGACCCACGTCGCGGTGGCGACGGCGACGTGGGAGACGTTCGCGACCGATCTGTTGTGGGCGCTGGCGTGCGGCTGCGTCGCCCTCGTCGAGTACCAGGCGGATTCGAGCGCCCACGAGCTCGTGGAGGGGCGCCAGCGCGGGCGGCTCGTCACGAGCCCGGCCGAGCTCGCCGACGAGTTCGTTGCCGTCGGCGACCTCGACCGAAAGGCTGTCGAGCGCGACTTTGCGTCCTACGACCACGACGCGGTGCTTGACCGAGTGGTCGACGCCTACCGCGAACTCCTGAACGGGGAGTGA
- a CDS encoding S9 family peptidase, which yields MHQYDIERYLNVRNAGGTDLGPNGRLSFLLNTTGTGQVWSLDEPLGWPEQHTFFEESVSFVDSSPERAEAVFGMDEGGNERAQLYLLNYESGEITDLTDRPEAKHRWGGWDSEGDRFAFASNRRDTSVFDIYVQDRDAIGGDAELVYEGDGWLSVAGWSPSDDRLIVHEAHSSFDHDVYTLDLATGDLTHHTPHQRDARYGSPEWGPEGEGLYLVTDRDSDTLRLERLDLATGEFSVVASGADLEGESGAGDEEDDEEGGSPVKPGGDDGWNVDGVAVHEESRRVVYSRNVDGYTEITVGELVEPDRIDPFPTPDLPEGVAGGVSFGPDGDRFALTAAGSAHNANVYVVDATTGETERWTAASTAGIPPDTFVDPELVHYPTFDGKEIPAFFSVPATEPPENGYPVIVDIHGGPESQRRPSFASVKQYLLNNGYAVFEPNVRGSSGYGKAYAALDDVEKRMDSVADIKAGVEWLHDHPEVDSDRVVAMGGSYGGFMVLAALTEYPELWAAGVDIVGIANFVTFLENTGDWRRKLREAEYGSLAEDREFLESISPINNIAAIESPLFVLHGENDPRVPVGEAEQIVERTREQGVPVRKLIFDDEGHGFAKLENRIEAYRAVVEFLAEYV from the coding sequence ATGCACCAGTACGACATCGAGCGATACCTCAACGTGCGGAACGCCGGCGGGACGGATCTGGGTCCCAACGGGCGGCTCTCCTTCCTGTTGAACACGACCGGAACCGGACAGGTGTGGTCGCTCGACGAGCCGCTGGGGTGGCCCGAACAGCACACGTTCTTCGAAGAGTCCGTCTCCTTCGTCGACTCCTCTCCCGAGCGCGCAGAGGCCGTCTTCGGCATGGACGAGGGCGGCAACGAGCGCGCCCAGCTGTACCTGCTCAACTACGAGTCAGGCGAGATCACCGACCTCACCGACCGGCCGGAGGCGAAACACCGCTGGGGCGGGTGGGACAGCGAGGGCGACCGCTTCGCGTTCGCCTCGAACCGCCGCGATACGTCGGTGTTCGACATATACGTACAAGACCGAGACGCGATCGGCGGCGACGCCGAACTGGTGTACGAGGGCGACGGCTGGCTCTCCGTCGCCGGCTGGTCGCCGAGCGACGACCGGCTGATCGTCCACGAGGCGCACTCCTCGTTCGACCACGACGTATACACCCTCGATCTCGCCACCGGCGACCTGACCCACCACACGCCCCACCAGAGGGACGCGCGATACGGCAGCCCGGAGTGGGGGCCCGAGGGCGAGGGGCTCTACCTCGTCACCGACCGCGACAGCGACACGCTCCGTCTGGAGCGGCTCGATCTCGCAACCGGCGAGTTCTCCGTGGTCGCGTCCGGGGCAGATCTGGAGGGCGAGAGCGGTGCAGGCGACGAGGAGGACGACGAGGAGGGCGGTTCCCCCGTAAAGCCCGGCGGCGACGACGGCTGGAACGTCGACGGCGTCGCGGTCCACGAGGAGTCCCGTCGCGTGGTGTACTCGCGCAACGTCGACGGCTACACCGAGATCACGGTCGGTGAGCTGGTCGAGCCCGACCGGATCGACCCCTTCCCGACTCCCGACCTCCCCGAGGGCGTCGCCGGCGGCGTGAGCTTCGGGCCGGACGGGGACCGCTTCGCGCTCACCGCGGCCGGGAGCGCCCACAACGCGAACGTGTACGTCGTCGACGCGACGACCGGCGAGACGGAGCGCTGGACCGCGGCCTCGACCGCCGGCATCCCGCCGGACACGTTCGTCGATCCCGAGCTCGTCCACTACCCCACCTTCGACGGGAAAGAGATCCCCGCGTTCTTCTCCGTCCCGGCGACGGAACCGCCCGAGAACGGCTACCCCGTGATCGTCGACATCCACGGCGGCCCCGAGTCGCAGCGCCGGCCCTCCTTCGCCTCGGTCAAGCAGTACCTGCTGAACAACGGCTACGCCGTGTTCGAGCCGAACGTCCGCGGATCCTCGGGGTACGGCAAGGCGTACGCCGCGCTCGACGACGTGGAGAAGCGGATGGACTCGGTGGCCGACATCAAGGCGGGCGTCGAATGGCTCCACGACCACCCCGAGGTGGACTCCGACCGCGTCGTCGCGATGGGCGGCTCCTACGGCGGGTTCATGGTGCTCGCGGCGCTGACCGAGTACCCCGAACTGTGGGCCGCCGGCGTCGACATCGTCGGCATCGCGAACTTCGTGACGTTCTTAGAGAACACCGGCGACTGGCGCCGCAAGCTCCGGGAGGCCGAGTACGGGTCGCTGGCCGAGGACCGGGAGTTCTTGGAGTCGATCTCGCCGATCAACAACATCGCGGCCATCGAGTCGCCGCTGTTCGTCCTCCACGGGGAGAACGACCCGCGGGTGCCCGTCGGCGAGGCCGAACAGATCGTTGAGCGGACGCGCGAGCAGGGCGTCCCCGTGCGCAAGCTGATCTTCGACGACGAGGGGCACGGCTTCGCGAAGCTGGAGAATCGCATCGAAGCGTACCGCGCGGTCGTCGAATTCCTCGCGGAGTACGTTTGA
- the pyrE gene encoding orotate phosphoribosyltransferase: protein MTDDERRSELIAALRAADAVRFGEFELSHGGTSDYYVDKYLFETDPDALRLVSEAFADRLADTDAKLAGVALGAVPLVAVTATELGRPYVIARKQAKEYGTGNRIEGRLDEGEEVVVLEDIATTGQSAVDAVEALREAGATVNRVLVVVDREEGAEELLADHDIELESLLTATELLAERDAE, encoded by the coding sequence ATGACCGACGACGAGCGACGGAGCGAGCTCATCGCCGCGCTGCGGGCGGCCGACGCCGTCCGGTTCGGCGAGTTCGAGCTCTCACACGGCGGGACCAGCGACTACTACGTCGACAAGTACCTGTTCGAGACTGATCCGGACGCGCTCCGGCTCGTGAGCGAGGCGTTTGCTGATCGCCTCGCCGACACGGACGCGAAACTTGCGGGCGTCGCGCTGGGCGCGGTCCCACTCGTGGCCGTCACGGCGACGGAACTGGGTCGCCCGTACGTCATCGCGCGCAAGCAGGCGAAGGAGTACGGCACCGGTAACCGCATCGAAGGTCGACTCGACGAGGGCGAGGAGGTCGTCGTACTGGAGGACATCGCCACGACCGGGCAGTCCGCGGTCGACGCCGTCGAAGCGCTGCGCGAGGCGGGTGCGACGGTGAACCGCGTGCTCGTCGTCGTCGATCGCGAGGAGGGCGCCGAAGAACTGCTCGCCGACCACGACATCGAACTGGAGTCGCTGCTGACGGCGACGGAATTGCTGGCGGAACGCGACGCGGAGTAG
- a CDS encoding plastocyanin/azurin family copper-binding protein, giving the protein MHRRRFLRRIGAAGGVAATTALAGCSSVGGEPGYDVGMVADGYRPAELTVAVGDTVVWENTSARTHTVTAYEGGIPEAADYFASGGFDDEKTARTAWHNDFGGALESGDRFTHTFEIAGRYDYVCIPHETGGMYATVFVEE; this is encoded by the coding sequence ATGCACCGTAGACGGTTCCTCCGACGGATCGGCGCGGCCGGGGGCGTCGCGGCGACGACCGCCCTCGCCGGCTGTTCGTCTGTCGGCGGCGAACCGGGCTACGACGTGGGGATGGTCGCTGACGGGTACCGCCCGGCGGAGCTGACCGTCGCCGTCGGCGACACCGTCGTTTGGGAGAACACGAGCGCGCGGACCCACACCGTCACTGCCTACGAGGGCGGGATTCCGGAGGCGGCCGACTACTTCGCCTCCGGCGGCTTCGACGACGAGAAAACCGCCCGCACCGCGTGGCACAACGACTTCGGCGGCGCGTTGGAGAGCGGCGACCGCTTTACACACACCTTCGAGATCGCCGGCCGCTACGACTACGTCTGTATCCCGCACGAGACAGGCGGGATGTACGCGACCGTCTTCGTGGAGGAGTGA
- a CDS encoding aldo/keto reductase, whose translation MPALGLGTWENDDPEQCTESVKTALEMGYRHVDTAQIYGNEAAVGKGLSAADVDRDDVFLATKVWIDNLAPEDVAASTRESLQKLDTEYVDLLYVHWPAGAYGPEETLPAFAELRDDGLIDRIGVSNFEPEHLDAATDALGEAPFANQVECHPLLRQEELREYADANGVELVGYSPLARGKILDEPTVGEIAEKHGVSAAQVSLAWLREKGVTAIPKATGEDHIADNWASLGLELDDEDIQQIDGLGRTDRQLNPDFGPNW comes from the coding sequence ATGCCGGCGCTCGGGCTCGGGACGTGGGAGAACGACGATCCCGAACAGTGTACCGAGTCCGTCAAAACCGCCCTAGAGATGGGGTACCGCCACGTCGACACGGCCCAGATATACGGCAACGAGGCGGCCGTCGGAAAGGGACTTTCGGCCGCCGACGTCGACCGGGACGACGTATTCCTCGCGACGAAAGTGTGGATCGACAACCTCGCGCCCGAGGACGTGGCCGCCTCGACCCGCGAGAGCCTCCAGAAGCTCGACACCGAGTACGTCGACCTGCTGTACGTCCACTGGCCGGCCGGCGCGTACGGCCCCGAGGAGACCCTGCCCGCGTTCGCGGAGCTCCGCGACGACGGCCTGATCGACCGGATCGGGGTCTCGAACTTCGAGCCGGAGCACCTCGACGCCGCGACCGACGCCCTCGGCGAGGCGCCGTTCGCGAATCAGGTGGAGTGTCACCCGCTGCTCCGGCAGGAAGAACTGCGCGAGTACGCCGACGCCAACGGCGTCGAACTCGTCGGGTACTCGCCGCTCGCTCGCGGGAAGATCCTCGACGAGCCGACCGTCGGCGAGATCGCCGAGAAGCACGGCGTCAGCGCCGCGCAGGTGAGCCTCGCGTGGCTCCGCGAGAAAGGGGTCACCGCCATCCCGAAGGCGACCGGCGAGGACCACATCGCCGACAACTGGGCGAGCCTCGGGCTCGAACTGGACGACGAGGATATCCAACAAATCGACGGCCTCGGCCGGACCGACCGCCAACTGAACCCCGACTTCGGCCCGAACTGGTAG
- a CDS encoding sulfite exporter TauE/SafE family protein, whose protein sequence is MDISTLLGTDVLLFFVIGLLGGAHCIGMCGPLVTVYAGRMREGSERADGGAPTAGATDTRRGSHLTTYEVRQHALFNLGRAASYATIGAALGALGGAVLVTTATVTGAAEAVRGVVGIGVGAAVILIGIRYVLGGATGGIHLPGLDRVTGWLTGHVDRLANGPGIVGLGAVHGLLPCPILYPAYLYAFASGSAVSGALALAALGVGTMPAVFLYGTVIESVDAVHRRRVHRLLGVAFVALGYVLFAHGLMAIGVHVPHPSLPFWNPIDIAGAGGR, encoded by the coding sequence ATGGACATCTCGACGCTTCTCGGGACCGACGTCCTGCTGTTCTTCGTCATCGGGCTGCTCGGCGGCGCCCACTGTATCGGGATGTGCGGCCCGCTCGTCACGGTGTACGCCGGACGGATGCGTGAGGGGAGCGAGCGCGCCGACGGCGGAGCGCCTACCGCCGGCGCGACCGACACCCGACGCGGGAGTCACTTGACCACGTACGAGGTCCGCCAGCACGCGCTGTTCAACCTCGGGCGGGCCGCGAGCTACGCGACCATCGGCGCGGCGCTCGGCGCGCTCGGCGGAGCCGTCCTCGTCACGACCGCGACGGTGACGGGCGCTGCGGAGGCGGTCCGCGGCGTCGTCGGGATCGGCGTCGGTGCAGCCGTGATCCTCATCGGGATCCGGTACGTCCTCGGCGGCGCGACCGGCGGGATCCACCTCCCGGGGCTCGACCGCGTCACCGGCTGGCTCACGGGCCACGTCGACCGGCTCGCCAACGGGCCCGGGATCGTCGGGCTCGGTGCGGTCCACGGGCTGCTCCCGTGTCCGATCCTCTACCCGGCGTACCTCTACGCGTTCGCCAGCGGCTCCGCCGTCAGCGGGGCGCTCGCGCTTGCGGCGCTCGGCGTCGGCACGATGCCCGCCGTCTTCCTCTACGGCACCGTCATCGAGAGCGTCGACGCGGTCCACCGCCGCCGCGTCCACCGCCTGCTCGGCGTCGCCTTCGTGGCGCTCGGCTACGTCCTGTTCGCGCACGGACTGATGGCGATCGGCGTCCACGTACCGCATCCGAGCTTGCCCTTCTGGAACCCAATCGACATCGCGGGCGCGGGGGGCCGCTAA
- a CDS encoding RNA-guided endonuclease InsQ/TnpB family protein, which translates to MLEVHRTHQAKILNHSQGEESLDRHGWSASKLWNVANHHSRKVWKETGEIPGHGDLKDELKTHPKYNGLHSQSSQRVLEELAEAFNSWYGSDDDRDNPPGYRKENYYDDQGRRVHEEHPRSTVTWKQNGIKHDTTNNRVRLSKGANHKEHPRAWEYILVEYETRPGVTVENLQQVRAVYDSTKERWELHLVCKDEIETPNAPGNETAGIDLGISNFAAVAYSTEDADLYPGNRLKQDGYYFPKEIAKCDDSGGDRATRLHHKWAERRTHFFHSLAKHIVERCVEKEVGRINVGDLEGVREDENGSSKNWGKHGNLDLHGWAFDRFSSILEYKARVEGIEVLEVSERDTSKTCCTCGKTDDSQRVHRGLYVCDECDAAFNADVNGAENIRLDSNESNSKSAPDLGGDRSTGWLAQPGVYLHDLSRGFQPRTEVVDCKP; encoded by the coding sequence ATGCTGGAAGTCCACCGCACCCATCAGGCAAAAATCCTCAACCACTCACAGGGAGAGGAATCGCTTGACCGGCACGGGTGGAGCGCCAGCAAACTCTGGAACGTCGCGAACCACCACTCCCGAAAAGTCTGGAAGGAGACGGGCGAGATTCCCGGTCACGGCGACCTCAAAGACGAGTTGAAGACGCATCCAAAATACAACGGACTCCATTCTCAGTCCAGTCAGCGCGTTCTGGAGGAACTCGCTGAAGCCTTCAACTCGTGGTACGGCTCCGACGACGATCGGGACAATCCACCCGGCTATCGGAAAGAAAACTACTACGACGACCAAGGCCGTCGCGTCCACGAAGAACACCCGCGTTCCACTGTGACGTGGAAGCAGAACGGCATCAAACACGACACCACAAACAACCGTGTTCGCCTCTCAAAAGGTGCGAACCACAAGGAACACCCGAGAGCGTGGGAATACATCCTTGTCGAATACGAGACACGCCCCGGCGTCACGGTCGAGAACCTACAGCAGGTTCGTGCTGTCTACGACAGCACAAAGGAACGCTGGGAACTCCACCTCGTCTGCAAAGACGAGATCGAGACACCCAACGCCCCCGGCAACGAGACGGCAGGTATCGACCTCGGGATCAGCAACTTCGCCGCCGTCGCCTACAGCACCGAAGACGCCGACCTATACCCCGGCAACCGTCTGAAGCAAGACGGCTACTACTTCCCCAAGGAGATCGCCAAGTGCGACGACAGCGGTGGTGACAGGGCTACTCGGCTCCATCACAAGTGGGCGGAACGCCGCACTCACTTCTTCCATTCCTTGGCGAAACACATCGTCGAACGGTGTGTCGAGAAGGAAGTAGGACGCATCAACGTCGGAGACTTGGAAGGGGTCCGTGAAGATGAGAACGGCAGCTCGAAGAACTGGGGCAAGCACGGGAATCTCGACTTACACGGGTGGGCGTTCGACCGCTTCAGCTCGATTCTCGAATACAAGGCGAGAGTCGAGGGAATCGAGGTCTTGGAAGTGTCTGAGCGGGATACGAGCAAGACATGTTGCACATGCGGGAAAACAGACGACTCACAGCGCGTCCACCGCGGTTTGTACGTCTGTGATGAGTGCGACGCAGCGTTCAACGCCGACGTGAACGGGGCGGAGAACATCCGTCTCGACAGCAACGAAAGTAACTCCAAGTCTGCACCCGATTTGGGTGGAGATAGGAGTACCGGCTGGTTGGCACAGCCCGGAGTCTATCTTCACGACCTCTCTCGAGGATTCCAACCTCGGACAGAGGTGGTAGACTGCAAACCCTAA
- a CDS encoding heavy metal translocating P-type ATPase, translated as MSAPDCTLCELPTAGVDVIDDEGNEFCCTGCRDVYETLGDVDVDADAVRERRQGNEDESAADDTEVPVDHEATFLEVDGMHCATCEAFIETVATQTEGVSAASASYVTDTVRIDHDPDAVSTDDLSEAVSGLGYSAYDRDDAFSRRQADNMATARLAVGVLVGMAVMLQYIVIIYPTYFAFPFYNERTLEYLNQAMASSSGTYFFIVIAVLTTVVLFITGKPILRGAYVSAKTRSPNMDLLVAIAAVSAYAYSTLAVIFVDSPSIYYDVTVAIIVIVTVGNHYEDSIKKRATELLSDLTAVQVDSARRLVGGGESDGKGSADSENAGETEEVAIDDLASGDRLLVRAGERIPVDGEAVAGDAAVDESVITGESMPVRKTPGDAVVGGSVVADGSLTVEVGPDATSSLDRVAELVWDLQSGNHGVQKLADRLATIFVPVVLAVALLAAGANLALGNGVTEAMLVGLTVLIVSCPCALGLATPLAVAAGIRDALERSIVIFDDTVFERLRGADTVVFDKTGTLTTGEMRVVAADLDDGLLRLAAALEERSAHPVGQAIAAVHAGGGDLEDAGAVSDPDAASPAVADGGAAESTEPNDTLPVTDFESHARGVSGVVDGIEVVVGHPDLFDERGWAVPNGIREAVAAARDVGRVPVAVGRDGAAEGVVVVGDELREGWEETVTALADSGVEVVVLTGDDERAATVFREHDAIASVFAGVPPEGKAETVERLKASGQTVMVGDGTNDAPALAAADLGVALGGGTAMAADAADVAIVDDNLDSVATVFELSRAAGRRVKGNIGWALCYNAIAIPLAVTGLLNPLFAAVAMGASSLLVVTNSSRPLLDD; from the coding sequence ATGAGCGCACCCGACTGCACCCTCTGTGAGCTCCCGACCGCGGGCGTCGACGTGATCGACGACGAGGGCAACGAGTTCTGCTGTACGGGCTGTCGGGACGTGTACGAGACGCTCGGCGATGTCGATGTCGACGCCGACGCGGTGCGCGAACGGCGGCAGGGGAACGAGGACGAGAGCGCGGCCGACGACACCGAGGTCCCCGTCGACCACGAGGCGACGTTCCTCGAAGTCGACGGGATGCACTGCGCGACCTGCGAGGCGTTCATCGAGACGGTCGCCACGCAGACCGAGGGGGTCAGCGCCGCCAGCGCGAGCTACGTCACGGACACGGTGCGGATCGACCACGACCCCGACGCGGTCTCCACCGACGACCTCTCGGAGGCGGTGAGCGGGCTCGGCTACAGCGCGTACGACCGCGACGACGCCTTCTCGCGCCGGCAGGCGGACAACATGGCGACGGCGCGGCTCGCGGTTGGCGTGCTCGTCGGGATGGCGGTTATGCTCCAGTACATCGTCATCATCTACCCGACGTACTTCGCGTTCCCCTTCTACAACGAGCGCACCTTAGAGTACCTCAACCAGGCGATGGCGTCCTCCTCGGGAACGTACTTCTTCATCGTGATCGCCGTGCTGACGACGGTGGTCCTGTTCATTACCGGGAAACCGATACTCAGAGGCGCGTACGTCAGCGCGAAGACGCGGTCGCCGAACATGGACTTACTCGTCGCGATCGCGGCGGTGAGCGCGTACGCCTACAGCACGCTCGCCGTGATCTTCGTCGATTCGCCGTCGATATACTACGACGTGACCGTCGCGATCATCGTGATCGTCACCGTCGGCAACCACTACGAGGACTCGATCAAGAAGCGCGCGACGGAGCTGCTCTCGGATCTCACCGCGGTGCAGGTCGACAGCGCTCGGCGGCTGGTCGGTGGCGGAGAGAGCGACGGAAAAGGAAGTGCCGACAGCGAAAACGCCGGCGAGACCGAGGAAGTCGCTATCGACGACCTCGCCTCCGGCGACCGCCTGCTCGTCCGCGCCGGCGAGCGGATCCCGGTCGATGGTGAGGCGGTCGCGGGCGACGCCGCCGTCGACGAGTCGGTCATCACCGGCGAGTCGATGCCGGTCCGGAAGACGCCCGGCGACGCCGTCGTCGGCGGCTCCGTGGTCGCGGACGGCTCGCTGACGGTCGAAGTCGGTCCGGACGCGACCTCCAGCCTCGACCGCGTCGCGGAGCTCGTCTGGGACCTCCAGAGCGGGAACCACGGCGTCCAGAAGCTCGCCGACCGGCTGGCGACGATATTCGTCCCGGTCGTGCTCGCGGTCGCGCTCCTCGCCGCGGGCGCGAACCTCGCGCTCGGCAACGGGGTGACGGAGGCGATGCTCGTCGGGCTCACGGTGCTCATCGTCTCGTGTCCGTGCGCGCTCGGGCTCGCGACCCCGCTCGCGGTCGCTGCCGGGATCCGGGACGCGCTCGAACGCTCCATCGTGATCTTCGACGACACCGTCTTCGAGCGCCTCCGCGGCGCCGACACCGTCGTCTTCGACAAGACGGGGACCCTCACCACTGGCGAGATGCGCGTGGTCGCGGCTGACCTCGACGACGGCCTGCTCCGGCTCGCCGCCGCGCTGGAGGAGCGCTCGGCGCACCCGGTCGGACAGGCCATCGCCGCGGTGCACGCGGGCGGTGGTGACCTCGAAGACGCCGGCGCCGTATCGGATCCCGACGCCGCGTCGCCCGCGGTCGCCGACGGCGGGGCGGCAGAGTCGACAGAGCCCAACGACACCCTCCCCGTCACCGACTTCGAGAGTCACGCTCGCGGGGTCTCCGGGGTCGTCGACGGGATCGAGGTCGTCGTTGGACATCCGGACCTGTTCGACGAGCGCGGGTGGGCGGTCCCCAACGGGATCCGCGAGGCCGTGGCGGCGGCCCGCGACGTGGGTCGCGTCCCGGTCGCCGTCGGCCGCGACGGCGCCGCGGAGGGGGTCGTCGTGGTCGGCGACGAGCTGCGCGAAGGATGGGAGGAGACCGTGACTGCGCTCGCCGACTCGGGCGTCGAGGTCGTCGTTCTCACCGGGGACGACGAGCGCGCGGCGACCGTCTTTCGCGAGCACGACGCGATCGCGTCGGTGTTTGCGGGCGTGCCGCCGGAGGGGAAAGCGGAGACTGTCGAGCGGCTGAAGGCGAGCGGGCAGACGGTGATGGTCGGCGACGGCACCAACGACGCGCCGGCGCTCGCCGCGGCGGATCTCGGGGTCGCGCTCGGTGGCGGGACCGCGATGGCGGCTGATGCGGCCGACGTGGCGATCGTCGACGACAACCTCGACTCCGTGGCGACCGTCTTCGAGCTCTCGCGGGCCGCGGGTCGGCGCGTAAAGGGCAACATCGGCTGGGCGCTCTGCTACAACGCGATCGCGATCCCGCTCGCGGTGACCGGCCTGCTCAACCCGCTTTTCGCCGCGGTCGCGATGGGCGCCTCCAGTCTGCTCGTCGTAACGAACTCCTCGCGGCCGCTGCTGGACGACTAA
- a CDS encoding halocyanin domain-containing protein: protein MSTDDVSRRTFIRTAGGAAGVAGATAATTGTAAAQEEQPVWPSGAEGNVGSYQDARGESEVTVQVGAGDQGLAFDPTLLWVDPGTTITFEWTGNGGAHNVQNVEGPASLDSGDPVGEEGYTYEYETSEEDVGITHYHCVPHTAVGMHAGLAVGEDIETESTGGGGGSNAVFVPQGARALSVATFVAMMSTLGLAFVFMKYGGTITQDEE from the coding sequence ATGAGCACGGACGACGTCTCTCGGCGCACGTTCATCCGGACCGCCGGCGGCGCGGCGGGCGTCGCGGGGGCGACGGCGGCGACGACGGGGACCGCGGCGGCACAGGAGGAACAGCCGGTTTGGCCAAGTGGGGCCGAGGGGAACGTCGGGTCCTACCAAGACGCCCGCGGGGAGAGCGAGGTGACCGTTCAGGTCGGCGCTGGCGACCAAGGGCTCGCCTTCGACCCGACGCTGCTGTGGGTCGATCCCGGCACGACGATCACGTTCGAGTGGACCGGGAACGGCGGCGCACACAACGTGCAGAACGTCGAGGGGCCGGCCAGCCTCGACAGCGGCGATCCGGTCGGCGAGGAGGGATACACCTACGAGTACGAAACGAGCGAGGAAGACGTGGGCATTACCCACTACCACTGCGTTCCGCACACCGCGGTCGGCATGCACGCCGGCCTCGCCGTCGGCGAGGACATCGAGACCGAGTCGACCGGCGGGGGTGGCGGCTCCAACGCCGTGTTCGTCCCACAGGGCGCCCGCGCGCTCAGCGTCGCGACGTTCGTCGCGATGATGAGCACGCTCGGACTCGCCTTCGTCTTCATGAAGTACGGCGGCACGATCACGCAAGACGAGGAGTAG